From the genome of Capsicum annuum cultivar UCD-10X-F1 chromosome 4, UCD10Xv1.1, whole genome shotgun sequence:
ATTTTTTGTTTCGTTATAATTTAAAACTTCTTGTGTTATTCTATTTCGGTTATCACGCTTAAATGTTGTTCGTGAAAATGAGTACACGGTCCAGGTACATGCTGGAGATAACCAAATTGTCCAACAACCCGATCAACCATATGCCACTCGCGAACTATTCCACAAATAAGTGGCACTCTAACCATCTAAATAGGTTCTCCTCTCTGACACCACACGGACAATTCATTGAGTATTTCTTCTGAATAGAGCTCTCgaataaactataaaataaatagattGTTATAAAACACAGTAATTATACATAAGAAAATCTATTAGTGACAAATATGGTACTTTTCAATTCttacattataatttttttttatcaacatGACAAATCATGAGTATTAAAACTTCAATTACCTGCTCAATAGTTAGGTTATTCAGGACATCTCTAATTATGACAAGTATGTTTCTCGCTTCATTATCATGAACTATACCTCATCTCCACTTTCATGCAAGTAGAGCCGAGGCCTCATGATGGTTTGCCCACAGAGGGTGTGGTGCTGGCTGAAGTGGAATAATACGCTCCCATGCCCatacctaaaaaaatataaaatcaactaattttaataacacaataaaattaagtagtacaaattttaaaacacaaataTTAAGTTTCACGCACGTGGACTAAGGCAAGAAATCCACATACATCACTAGAAGAAGACATGGATGCACTACATAAAGAATAGTATAAAAATGACAATACGGCTGCGCCCCAAGCCTTTGGCGACATTCCATTTAAGTCTTGCAAGTCGATTAAATAGTCCAAAGATATTTTAGAATTAGACTTGTCAGGAAATAATGTACCTCCACACAACCATAATAGGTACAACCTAACTCTCTGTTGCACCTCAATTTCGGGAGTATCATCAGTGATATCATCTAACTCTTTTACATATGCATCTAATTTAGATACAAGTATTCTTCTAATTCCACAAAAGCAATCTAGTGGAGGTTCCCATCCTGTTAAGTCACGCATCATTTGTCGTTTAGCTACAATTCCTAAATCGGTAGAGCCTTCTAGAAGTATAGGATTCCCATCTACAACCATTCCAAACATAATTTCAATATCCTGTAATGTAATAGTGGTCTCACCAATTCGCAAGTGAAATGTGTGAGTTTCGGGGTGCCACCTCTCAATCAATGCACTTATAAGTCCAACATCGTATGGAATGTTTCCTACTTCTACAATTCCTCTAAATCTACAAAAACTTAAATATTGAAGGATTCGATAATGCAATGGACGCTCCTGTATGTGCAACCAAAATTTAGTATCGGCACGACGTGTATTTAAACACATATCTTGTCCATTGATGTCCCAAATTTTTTGGGATCGATGTTTTGCTTGTAATTTTAATAAAGAttatttaaagaatataaaatttgaGTTTAAGAACTCGATGTAATATTTTTATACTTCACAATAAAAATAACGTAAAAACTATAGATTAACATACCTTATAATTGATGCCTTAACTTgtattttgattaaatatttgtaattttttttcagtttaaaATTTTTTCGTATGAACATATGAATTACTTCCAACTGAATATATAGACGGAATTTAGATGCAAACAGATATTTATTCACGTGCAAacattacttttttttaaaaaaaaatgcagcACAAACATTTCAAAGGCTGCATGGATTACATCAATAGTGGAGGAATCTTTTTACTTTTCAAAGGCTGCACGAATATACTCAAGGATGCACACACTTTTTGATTCAAGGATGCACACTTTTTTTAATTCACATGGGAACAGTAATCTTGGCAGCAAGTCGCCTCACTATCAGCAACATATAAGTCGTTGTTGACCCAGTGATTTATTAATTGTTGTGGGCCCGGCGATATAAGTCGCTGGATCCGTAACGATTTGTCCGTTttggtattttttaaaattaattatccgttttggtatttttaataaaaaaatagccCTTTTGGCTCCGGACTCTtttatgcatatacatatttaatagaactatacaatttctctatatatatcttatatagatacatattctatttaacaattatattatttttatataatttaattattattatttctaaaaaattaaaaaaacagaatatttgatcagttaaaaaatttatagcaaaaaaaaaattgaaatattttttaaaggattaaattgcccaagttgaatactatatcagtattgtatatggactgtatatggactacgtaggTCAAAATGATCCAAATTCGGAATGACTATAACGTAAATAGTATATTCGACTGGctactttttgaaaagtttttaaatttgagccattattttaaaaagtgctatAAAGTGTCCTTTTcccatatttatatgtataaaaattatatacaagataagtagaaataatatagaacaagccagcaaattgaaaattttaaaacgtgaaatttaaattctataGCCATTtcgtgaaaatagtttaatttaaagTTTCATTTTTATACTTTTCCTTTTATGAAAATTACCCAGAAAAATTGGTGAAATGAAACATCACCACTTTCGATGCAACACATTTTGGGCTACACATCGGCCCACAGATTAGCCCATCTTTCATCATAATCACAGCATTCGAGATCCACCTCTTTATTCGCGAATCACATTAATCCCATGAATTAATTTCATCATTAATTCTCCCCCTATATATTTCCCCGATCCCTTTTTCATTCATCTCATTTCCCACCAGCAAGCACTAGAAACTTCTAGAACACCCTAATCTTCTACATCACAGCTCCACCAGTCCACCACCATCATCAATGGCGGAAATCGATTCACCTCAATCCCCAGAATCCCAAATCAAACCCTCTACCATTTCCTTCAGCATTTGGCCACCAACTCAACGTACTCGTGACGCTGTAATCAACCGCCTCATCGAGTCTCTATCAACACCTTCAATTCTCTCTAAGCGTTACGGAACGCTCCCACAAGACGAGGCTTCCGATGCCGCTAGGAGAATTGAAGAGGAAGCTTTCGTTGCTGCTGGATCTACCGCCAACGGTAACGATGACGGAATTGAGATACTTGAGGTTTATTCAAAGGAGATAAGCAAACGGATGATTGAAACGGTTAAGTCCAGATCTGCTCCTGCTGCTGAGAGTGAGGTTGAGAGCAAAGCGCTCGAGGCGCCGGCTGTTGCCGAGGAGTCATCTACTGGGGAAGTCGAGTCCGTTGAGACTGAGCCTTGAAGAGGTTCACTGAggttattttgtttattgttgttttgttacATACCTAGGGTTCGGATAATTCAGCTACTTTTATGTTGTCTGTGGATTGTTAAGGCGGTACAATGTAATGTTAGATATTTTGAAATTGCCTTTATCTGAAGGTGGTTGATGGAGAATGTTTGGATTTTGGCATTGCATTGTTATATTTCCTTTTTAAGGCCTGTTGATGTGCATATTATTGACTCTGTATGTGTTTTATGCTTCTGGGAGTTAGCTGGAATTGGTGGATGCGTGTTATTTTGTACctatttttatatgtttcatagttcatttttattagttttgatgctgagccggggtctatcggaaacaacctctctacttcatctgagg
Proteins encoded in this window:
- the LOC124898089 gene encoding protein MAIN-LIKE 2-like, with protein sequence MCLNTRRADTKFWLHIQERPLHYRILQYLSFCRFRGIVEVGNIPYDVGLISALIERWHPETHTFHLRIGETTITLQDIEIMFGMVVDGNPILLEGSTDLGIVAKRQMMRDLTGWEPPLDCFCGIRRILVSKLDAYVKELDDITDDTPEIEVQQRVRLYLLWLCGGTLFPDKSNSKISLDYLIDLQDLNGMSPKAWGAAVLSFLYYSLCSASMSSSSDVWAWERIIPLQPAPHPLWANHHEASALLA
- the LOC107867192 gene encoding MFP1 attachment factor 1 → MAEIDSPQSPESQIKPSTISFSIWPPTQRTRDAVINRLIESLSTPSILSKRYGTLPQDEASDAARRIEEEAFVAAGSTANGNDDGIEILEVYSKEISKRMIETVKSRSAPAAESEVESKALEAPAVAEESSTGEVESVETEP